In Silene latifolia isolate original U9 population chromosome 6, ASM4854445v1, whole genome shotgun sequence, the genomic window AGGAATGCCTCTGCCTATGGATATGGCTGCACCAGAAAGCTACGCTGACTCACCGTTTACTGACGATATAGCTACAGTGGCCTTACCAAAAGGATTTAGCGTCCCAACGATGACCCTCTTCGATGGAACCACAGACCCCTGCGATCACATTAGTCAattcaagcagaaaatgatggttaCCACTGCCACGGGAGCCTCAAAGGAGGCatgtatgtgtaaaggatttggttcgaccctaaccggagcagcattacagtGGTTCGTCGGCTTGCCTAATGGGACCATATCTTCATTCGCCGATTTGGTCAACGCGTTCAATCAGCACTTCTCCAGCAGCCGGAGAACACCAAAGCAGCCAAGTGATCTGTATAGGATCGTTCAGGAAATAGGTGAATCAATCAAAGATTACGTCACCAGGTTCAATGCAGAAAAAGTCTCCATACGAGGCTGCGATATGTCCACTGCCATCAACGCCTTCAGGCAGGGCTTAGATAAGGaatcaaacctctacaaagaattaACAATGTATCCTTGTGAGAGATTCGAAGAAGTCCAGCAGAGAGCTACAGCGGCATTAAGGTTGGAAGAAGACATACAGGCTCGAAAGGGAGTAGCAAACTTCGACAAACCAAGCAGGAAATTCACAACAGAAAAGAAAGACGAACGAGCTAAGCCATACAGCAGACCCAATATCAGCAGAATAGCAGAAAAAACTCAGCAAATTGACGACTCTCCACATCCTCCTAAGCTATCTGAATACGGATTCAACACAGAAATGGAGGAATTACTGAAAGCACTCAGAAGCCTGGGTGATCAGGTGAGGTGGCCAAAGCCCCTCCACTCAGGATCGACCCAACGACGACAGAGACAGCAGCAAGAGATGCGAATGGCATCAGGACATAGGTCACAGGACAGAAGACTGCTACAGGTTGCGAAAGGAAGTAAAGTTCCAGGTACGCAAGGGAAACTTGGACCACCTattatcacgtgggggcaagcaggacAGGAGAGAAGCAGCAAATCAGGTGCTTCCTTCTGCTCCACCCATATGCACGAAAATtattaacgtgataacaggcggatcCGAGCTATCAGGTTTGACATATTCCGCCGCTAAGAGGAAAGCCACCGGAAGTAAAGGGGATCATCCAGAAACTTCATACAGAGTAAGCCAGAGCAATTTACCCCCGGTAAATTTCGACGAGACTGGCATAGAAAGCGGTGCAGAGCAACACGACGATGCCCTAACTATAACGTTATCTATTGGCAACTGCACCGTACGAAAAGTATTAGTAGATACAGGGAGTTCTGTGAATCTCATCATGCTCGAAACCCTCAAAACCATGGGTTTTGATAAAGAGAACCTGATAAAGAAATCTGTGCCCCTAGTGGGATTCAGTGGTGAGACTGCGCATTCAGTAGGTGAGATAACCATCCCAACATATATTGAAGGGGTTAATAAACTAGTGAGATACCTAGTCATTGAGGGTCCAACCACCTATAACgtgatactaggaagaccatggttgcatcaTATGAAGGCGGTGCCCTCAACGTATCATCAGTGTCTCAAGTTCCTAACACCATGGGGTACGGTCACAGTAAAAGGAGATCGAGAGGAATCCATAAACTGCTATGCCCAAGCCCTCAAAGCTACAACCAAGCTCCCCTCATAGCAATTACAGGACCGGGGCACCTCGACAGAATACAAGGAGCCCCCTTCAGAGGAATTGGACCAGATACACCTGGACAAGGAACACCCAGATAGGACAGTACTGATTGGGGCAACTTGCAGTGAAGAGCTGCGCAGCCAGCTGATTCAATTTCTGAAAACCAACATGGACTGCTTCGCTTGGTCCCACAATGATATGGTAGGGATAGACCCATCCGTTATTTCGCATAAGTTAAGCGTTAACCCAAGCTGCACCCCAGTACAacagaagagaagaaaatttgcggCAGAACGAAATGAAATCATTAATAAAGAAGTAGACAGTCTTTTGGCAGCAGGTAAAATTAGAGAAGTTAGCTAACCTGAATGGCTTTCTAACGTGGTAGTCGTGCCCAAAAAGAACGGCAAATGGAGGGTGTATGTAGACTTCACAGATTtaaacaaagcttgtcccaagGACCCCTTTCCACTGCCACATATCGATTCAATGGTGGACGCTACTGCGGGACACGAGGTACTCACTTTCCTCGACGCCTGGATCggttacaatcagatcaagagAAAACGgcattcatgtctgaaagaggcatatattgttacaaggtcatgccctttggcctaAAGAACGCTGGGTCCACTTGCCAACGGTTGGTGGATAAGATGTTCAAGCAGCAAATAGGAAagaccatggaagtatacatagacgacatggtggtgaaatccaaaaaAGCAGAAATGTACATGGAGCACTTGGCAGACACCTTCCAAACATTAAGGGAGTTTAAAATGAAACTTAATCCGTCCAAGTGTTCGTTTGGAGTATCCTCGGGAAAATTCTTAGGGTATATGGTGACCCAGAGAGgaattgaagcaagcaaagaaCAGATAAAAGCAATACTCCAGCTGGAACCACCACGGAAACCAAAGGATGTGCAGAGGCTGGCAGGGAAGGTGGCGGCACTAAACAGATTCATATCAAGGGCTTCAGATAGATGCAAGTTGTTCTATGATATATTGAGGAAGAGTCAGAAATTCGAATGGACCGAGCAACATGAAAAGGCATTCGCGGAACTCAAAAGCTATCTAAGCACGCCACCGTTACTCGCAAAGCCGGAGCAAGGGGagccactattcctatacctgtCAGTCACGGAAGCAGCGGTAAGcgcggtcttggtcaaagaacaAGAAGGAGTGCAGAATCCCGTGTATTACATTAGCAAGTCTCTgcttcctgcagagaccaggtacacttcTTTTGAAAAACTAGCATTGGCTTTGGTTACTGCTTCCTATAAACTGCGGCCGTACTTTGAATCTCACGCCATCCATGTAAtaaccaactacccgctaaagaCTATTATGAGAAAGCCTGAACTTTCGGGTAGAATGACAAAATGGTCAGTACATCTTAGTGGGTATGACTTACAATTCGAACCCAGAACAGCGATAAAATCTCAGGCCCTAGCAGATTTCGTCTCTGACTTCTGCCCTGCTACCCGTGGGGAGGCAGAAGAAGGAATGCTGGCGATAACAGGGAGTCAGGATGGTGAGATCTGGACCCTATACATTGACGGAGCCTCAAACGCCAGGGGGGCTGGTGTGGGGTTGGTCCTTCGGTCACCTAAAGGAGATATGATAGTACAAGCTATTAGGTGTgagttcaaggcaaccaacaacgaGGCCGAGTATGAAGCCCTTATACTTGGGATTCAGATGGCGTCAGGGCTTAAGGTAAGGAACCTGAGGGTATACAGTGACTCCTTACTTGTGGTAAATCATGTAAACAACGAATACGTGGCGCGTGATTCAGAGATGATAGCCTACTTGAAGATAGCCACAGAGCAAAAGTCAAAGTTTAGAACGTTCAAGATAACTCAGGTGCCgcgagatcagaacgtggaagcaaaCGCCCTGGCAACGTTAGGGGCCACCTTCCAGCCTACAGAACTATCAAACATACCTATCACCCATGTGTTGACTCCAGCTATCCAGAAAGAGCCAGATCAGAATCAGGTGAAAGAGGATGTAAACATGCAGTGTACACAGGAAGCCAGGACGCTAGTTTCCACAGTAGGACAGCAGGATGCAGATTGGAGGGTTCCATACCTAAATTGGCTAAGGGATGGGACACTCCCCGAGGACAGAAAGGAAACACAAAGTTTCAGAATAAAAGCTTCCAAGTATATCATGATTGATAACATTCTCTTCAGAAAGTCACTGGCAGGACCATACCTCAGGTGCTTGAGCAAAGAGGAGGCAGAAACAGTACTGCGGGATGTACACGGCGGAGAATGCGGGAACCATGCTGGAGGACGAAGTCTGTCAAACAAAATCTTGAGACAGGGGtatttctggcccaccatgcgcgCAGATGCCGTAAATCATGCCAAACGCTGTGAGTCATGTCAAAAGGCGGCTCCAGCAATCCACCAGCCAGCGGAACCAATGCATCCGATTATCTCTCCATGGCCATTCAtgatgtggggcatggacatagtgggTAAGCTGCCCAGGGCTCCAGGAAACAGAGTGTATATGCTAGTTATGACCGACTACTTCTCAAAGTGGATTGAAGCAGAGGCAATGACAGAGGTAAAATAACAGCAGGTGATCTCTTTCATCAAGCGCAACATCATAAGCAGATTTGGGATACCATCCGAAATCATATGCGACAATGGGTCCCAGTTCATATCAGATAACGCTGAGGGCTTCTGTGCACGATGGAACATAACGCTGAGAAAGTCAGCCCCCAGATATCCGCAAACCAACGGCCAGGCCAAGTCTAGCAATAAAATCATTGTGGAGAACCTCAGAAAACGGCTGGAAGAGTTGGGGGGAAAATGGGCAGATGAACTACCATTAGTACTCTAGTCAGACAGAACAACACCGAAAATGGCAAGAGGCTAAACTCCATTTAGCCTCGTATACAGAGCAGAGGCAGTGATACCCTCAGAAGTTCTGGTGCCCACGCACAGGTACGGTTGTCAGACGGCAGAGCAGAACAAGGTCGAAATGGCTCAGAGCCTGGACACAGTTGATGAGCTGCGAGAAAGTGCCTACATACGTATGGCGTCGTACAAACAATCTGTAGCAAGGACATATAACAAAAATGTCAAGATCAggacccttgaagtgggagaccTCGTACTCAGAAGGGTATTCGAAAATACCAAGAACCACAAAGCAGGCAAGTTTGCCTACAAATGGGAGGGGCCATATCAGGTCGAAAGCATTGTCAAAAATGGAGCATACAGGTTAATGACCATGCACGGTCAGATCCTGGATAAACCCTGGAACATTCGCCACTTGAAAcggtactttgtctgacaaagtgccAAAACTTTAGTGTACAAAGGACCTTTCGAAAGTCCGTgaagcagaaaaaaaaaaaacaaaaaagaaaaaacaaaaggaGGGGAGGGGGTTAGTATATGCCTTAGGTATTGGTGTGTTTCAGGaaacttttttcttttgttttccttAGTTTTTCTTTTAAAGTCAAATAGAGTCGTTTTTAAACCAAGTAGTCCAGgctgtggcttcctggatccagatgttgccctggaacaccatgagatagcaccaggtaatTTGCACTACTTTGGACTTTATAATGCTTCTACGAGGAAAGGCTTTTATACTAATGTTGGTTACTTGTCAGACGAGGAACACTTTGAGGGTCCAGCCCCTGCCATGTGAGGCTGCGGAGACGTTTATCTTAAGTCAAGCCACATGGGgagcatacgccgaggtagcgcgcagggtacggcatactaagaccacccatacTTTAACGTTAACTCAGTAATTCCATAGCTATGTCGTAGAGCAAAACGTGCACGCACAGATTTCAaacgtctggaaccacaaggaacgcaacattccttgttagtcagAAACATTCAATGAAGGTATGCTCCAGTCAGCTAACCCTAGtgataagatattttacgtcatgggtaaaatatgttATCAGAAACCTGTCACCAGATACAGGGCTGTGCACCTGGAACCAGGTCAGCTACCTGGGTACACCTATGTGGAATTGCAACTCCAGAAATCAATGGCAAAAAACGCAAGTTAACAAGAAGGGCCTAAAACCTGGGCCCAGAACTACTTTAAGTTAAGGCACCTGCTACCTATAGCAGGCGCCATCAGAGTTTAAAGCCTGCATACCACCAGGCGCAAAACGGGCCAAAATGAAAAAACGAAAAGAGAGTTTTTTACAAACTTGCGCCACACAGGGTCAAGTCCCCAGACAATTTAAACTGAAATtttaagagaggtcaatcctctcaaCAACTGCATCCTGACCAGTGCTCTGAAAGTGTATTGGCCGTGCCCCAATGACCGACACTCGAACCTATGGGCCAGATCTGACAGTCCAATTTCGGCACCCAGACTGTTGTTCAAAGCAACAGTAGACAAGAGAATCCTCCATGCATAGGGGGCAATTTGGGCCATGGGGAGAGAGTTCAGGCAGATGAACTCTTGAATCATCGGAGGGAAGGAAAATTTAAGACCAAGGACGAAAGGGTAAGTATATAAGCAGATCCACCCCGCACGAAAGGCGTCTGCTTTCTGACCGGGTTTGGGGATGAGGATCACCACATCGTCGCCTAGCCTAAGCAAAGCTTTGATCCTAGGGATGTCCTCTTGGGTTAGGTGAGAATCACCGGAATGTGGTTTTTTGAGGACTCCCTGCAGAGGGAAGTCATCGTCCTCTACGAGGTCAATGGTGGCGGATGAGGATGATGTGAGACGAGTTTTTGCCATGATAAACAAGGAGAGAAAAGCAAAGAGTACCTGAAGAGGCGGGAGGAGGCGGCGCTGACAGTGAAAGAACGCTGAAAAGGGAGGATTTGGGGAGACGGAAGTTTTGAAGATTTTGAGGAAatgaaatgatgatgaaagagaaaAAGAGGGGCGGGTGAGATTAAATAAGAGAGGGTAGTTGGGGTTTTGAAAAATGTGAATTGAAATGGAGTATGCAAGAAGTCACTCAACGATACACTGCAATTTCccgctcaaataattagggttgcactttcgcggaaaattgggggcaaactgttaggcccaaaatctggatatgggctgacttGGGACAGCAGGCCTGGAAGCATTGTGGGACGCAGGATATCAGGAAGCCAGGGTGACAGCATCAGCAAGCAGCGCAGGACGTGGGCTTTAAACCGCATAGAAGAAGCATACGAGAGTCCTGACACTTACCATATCCAAGGAAGGAAAGTCCTATTAGGTgtcaaattaggaataacttggagGAAAAGCAAGAAACCCTAACTCACCGAGCTCCCCTATATAAAGAGCCCTAGTGCAGAGAAGAAGGATCATCGAAGAATACAAGAATATACCCTAGCATCCATAGCAAACGCACGAACTGTATTTCCtcccgaattatagtgaaaatattggtgggattccgtctcccccgcggttgtttcccaaattgggtttttccgcgtcaccaaaattgcttgtgttcttTATTTACATTGCACATACAGGTTAACATACAACAAACGATCAAATCATAATACGAACCTAACgctaagaccactttaaccctaaattgctagaaatttaccaaaacaacgCATATTAAGAAAAATtattaaagaatgaaaaaataataaaagagtTGTAAGTGAGGTAAAAAGAAtgattaaaaaaatgaaaaaataataataaagatgtAAGTGGGGTGAAAAGaatgattaaagaatgaaaaaggtagtccaaataaggaaagaagagaaatggAGTGAAAATAGATAATTTACCAAAAAGGGGAAATAGGGTGAAAATAGGAAAGTGGGGGGAATATAACTTTGAATAAgctaaaaaaaatacatataagctcatCAGCTTGATTTGTTTTACCTTAATTATACTATGGTCATATACAACTGAATGTATAATCATATTTGTACATGAGAGGTGTTGCGCAATATTGGGGTCACTTTGATAGGTTCTGGAGCAGGCCTTGAGGTGGATCTCCTTCTTGAGGAGGCAGGGGAGTTAAAGGAATCAGCAGTTCTTTTCCTGGCATGTTGGATCAGGATCTCAGAGGCAGACGGTTTAGCACTTCGCAGCGGGCACCAGGACGCAAGAAATCGAATGGAGAGCCAGTGGGTAAGGAAGCTTTTGGAGGTCAAGAGAGGGTATTTACCAGAAGACATGGTTTGTTCAGTGGCGGAATCGTCTAAACCAGAGAGCAGGAGGGGAAACAGTCTACGGTCTTCAGGGATGGAGAAAAGCTTGGCAACAGAAATTGCTTCGTCTTCAGATTTCTCAGGGTTCTTGAGTTCTACGTCAAATCAAAGAGTAAGAACAGTGAGCGACAGGGGCAATCAAGAATAAACATGCAAAATATACTTACTCTTAGCAAGAACCCAGTTCTCGAACAAGTAATCAGCGTGAATGGGAAGAGATTCAAGCTTGACATAGAAGAAATCCTCATACCACCCGTCGTCCTTCCCTTTAGCAGCCGACTGAAGAAAATTTTCAGTCTTCTCCACAGCCCTGAAAGTGTATTGGCCGTGCCCCAATGACCGACACTCGAACCTATGGGCCGATCCGACAATCCAATTTCGGCACCCGTGATCGTTGTTCAAAGCAACAGTAGACAAGAGAATCCTCCATGCATAGGGGGCAATTTGGGCCATGGGGAGAGAGTTCAGGCAGATGAACTCTTGAATCATCGGAGGGAAGGAAAATTTAAGACCAAGGACGAAAGGGTAAGTATATAAGCAGATCCACCCCGCACGAAAGGCGTCTGCTTTCTGACCGGGTTTGGGGATGAGGATCACCACATCGTCGCCTAGCCTAAGCAAAGCTTTGATCCTAGGGATGTCCTCTTGGGTTAGGTGAGAATCACCGGAATGTGGTTTTTTGAGGACTCCCTGCAGAGGGAAGTCATCGTCCTCTACGAGGTCAATGGTGGCGGATGAGGATGATGTGAGACGAGTTTTTGCCATGATAAACAAGGAGAGAAAAGCAAAGAGTACCTGAAGAGGCGGGAGGAGGAGGCTACGATGATGTGAAAGAACGCCGAAAAGGGAGGATTTGGGGAGACGGAAGTTTTGAAGATTTTGAGGAAatgaaatgatgatgaaagagaaaAAGAGGGGCGGGTGAGATTAAATAAGAGAGGGTAGTTGGGGTTTTGAAAAATGTGAATTGAAATGGAGTATGCAAGAAGTCACTCAACGATACACTGCAATTTCccgctcaaataattagggttgcactttcgcggaaaattgggggcaaactgttaggcccaaaatctggatatgggctgacttGGGACAGCAGGCCTGGAAGCATTGTGGGACGCAGGATATCAGGAAGCCGGGGTGACAAAGATCGCAAAGCCGCAGACGTGGGCTTTAAACCGCATAGAAGAAGCATACGAGAGTCCTGACACTTACCATATCCAAGGAAGGAAAGTCCTATTAGGTgtcaaattaggaataacttggagGAAAAGCAAGAAACCCTAACTCACCGAGCTCCCCTATATAAAGAGCCCTAGTGCAGAGAAGAAGGATCGTCGAAGAATACAAGAATATACCCTAGCATCCATAGCAAACGCACGAACTGTATTTCCtcccgaattatagtgaaaatattggtgggattccgtctcccccgcggttgtttcccaaattgggtttttccgcgtcaccaaaattgcttgtgttcttTATTTACATTGCACATACAGGTTAACATACAACAAACGATCAAATCATAATACGAACCTAACgctaagaccactttaaccctaaattgctagaaatttaccaaaacaacgCATATTAAGAAAAATtattaaagaatgaaaaaataataaaagagtTGTAAGTGAGGTAAAAAGAAtgattaaaaaaatgaaaaaataataataaagatgtAAGTGGGGTGAAAAGaatgattaaagaatgaaaaaggtagtccaaataaggaaagaagagaaatggAGTGAAAATAGATAATTTACCAAAAAGGGGAAATAGGGTGAAAATAGGAAAGTGGGGGGAATATAACTTTGAATAAgctaaaaaaaatacatataagctcatCAGCTTGATTTGTTTTACCTTAATTATACTATGGTCATATACAACTGAATGTATAATCATATTTGTACATGAGAGGTGTTGCGCAATATTGGGGTCACTTTGATAGGTTCTGGAGCAGGCCTTGAGGTGGATCTCCTTCTTGAGGAGGCAGGGGAGTTAAAGGAATCAGCAGTTCTTTTCCTGGAATGTTGGATCAGGATCTCAGAGGCAGACGGTTTAGCACTTCCTGCAGTGGCACCAGGACGCAAGAAATCAGAATGGAGAGCCAGTGGGTAAGGAAGCTTTTGGAGGTCAAGAGAGGGTATTTACCAGAAGACATGGTTTCTTCAGTGGCGGAATCGTCTAAACCAGAGAGCAGGAGGGGAAACAGTCTACGGTCTTCAGGGATGGAGAAAAGCTTGGCAACAGAAATTGCTTCGTCTTCAGATTTCTCAGGGTTCTTGAGTTCTGCGTCAAATCAAAGAGTAAGAACAGTGAGCGACAGGGGCAATCAAGAATAAACATGCAAAATATACTTACTCTTAGCAAGAACCCAGTTCTCGAACAAGTAATCAGCGTGAATGGGAAGAGATTCAAGCATGACATAGAAGAAATCCTCATACCACCCGTCGTCCTTCCCTTTAGCAGCCGACTGAAGAAAATTTTCAGTCTTCTCCACAGCCCTGAAAGTGTATTGGCCGTGCCCCAATGACCGACACTCGAACCTATGGGCCAGATCTGACAGTCCAATTTCGGCACCCAGACTGTTGTTCAAAGCAACAGTAGACAAGAGAATCCTCCATGCATAGGGGGCAATTTGGGCCATGGGGAGAGAGTTCAGGCAGATGAACTCTTGAATCATCGGAGGGAAGGAAAATTTAAGACCAAGGACGAAAGGGTAAGTATATAAGCAGATCCACCCCGCACGAAAGGCGTCTGCTTTCTGACCGGGTTTGGGGATGAGGATCACCACATCGTCGCCTAGCCTAAGCAAAGCTTTGATCCTAGGGATGTCCTCTTGGGTTAGGTGAGAATCACCGGAATGTGGTTTTTTGAGGACTCCCTGCAGAGGGAAGTCATCGTCCTCTACGAGGTCAATGGTGGCGGATGAGGATGATGTGAGACGAGTTTTTGCCATGATAAACAAGGAGAGAAAAGCAAAGAGTACCTGAAGAGGCGGGAGGAGGCGGCGCTGACAGTGAAAGAACGCTGAAAAGGGAGGATTTGGGGAGACGGAAGTTTTGAAGATTTTGAGGAAatgaaatgatgatgaaagagaaaAAGAGGGGCGGGTGAGATTAAATAAGAGAGGGTAGTTGGGGTTTTGAAAAATGTGAATTGAAATGGAGTATGCAAGAACTTACTCAACGATACACTGCAATTTCCccctcaaataattagggttgcactttcgcggaaaattgggggcaaactgttaggcccaaaatcgGATATGGGCGACTTGGGACAAGCAGCCCGGAAGCATTGTGGGACGCAGGATATCGAAGCTGGGTGACAAAGATCAGCAAAGCGCACAGACGTGGGCTTTAAACCGCATAGAAGAAGCATACGAGAGTCCTGACACTTACCATATCCAAGGAAGGAAAGTCCTATTAGGTgtcaaattaggaataacttggagGAAAAGCAAGAAACCCTAACTCACCGAGCTCCCCTATATAAAGAGCCCTAGTGCAGAGAAGAAGGATCGTCGAAGAATACAAGAATATACCCTAGCATCCATAGCAAACGCACGAACTGTATTTCCtcccgaattatagtgaaaatattggtgggattccgtctcccccgcggttgtttcccaaattgggtttttccgcgtcaccaaaattgcttgtgttcttTATTTACATTGCACATACAGGTTAACATACAACAAACGATCAAATCATAATACGAACCTAACgctaagaccactttaaccctaaattgctagaaatttaccaaaacaacgCATATTAAGAAAAATtattaaagaatgaaaaaataataaaagagtTGTAAGTGAGGTAAAAAGAAtgattaaaaaaatgaaaaaataataataaagatgtAAGTGGGGTGAAAAGaatgattaaagaatgaaaaaggtagtccaaataaggaaagaagagaaatggAGTGAAAATAGATAATTTACCAAAAAGGGGAAATAGGGTGAAAATAGGAAAGTGGGGGGAATATAACTTTGAATAAgctaaaaaaaatacatataagctcatCAGCTTGATTTGTTTTACCTTAATTATACTATGGTCATATACAACTGAATGTATAATCATATTTGTACATGAGAGGTGTTGCGCAATATTGGGGTCACTTTGATAGGTTCTGGAGCAGGCCTTGAGGTGGATCTCCTTCTTGAGGAGGCAGGGGAGTTAAAGGAATCAGCAGTTCTTTTCCTGGCATGTTGGATCAGGATCTCAGAGGCAGACGGTTTAGCACTTCCTGCAGTGGCACCAGGACGCAAGAAATCAGAATGGAGAGCCAGTGGGTAAGGAAGCTTTTGGAGGTCAAGAGAGGGTATTTACCAGA contains:
- the LOC141588210 gene encoding uncharacterized protein LOC141588210; this translates as MFKQQIGKTMEVYIDDMVVKSKKAEMYMEHLADTFQTLREFKMKLNPSKCSFGVSSGKFLGYMVTQRGIEASKEQIKAILQLEPPRKPKDVQRLAGKVAALNRFISRASDRCKLFYDILRKSQKFEWTEQHEKAFAELKSYLSTPPLLAKPEQGEPLFLYLSVTEAAVSAVLVKEQEGVQNPVYYISKSLLPAETRYTSFEKLALALVTASYKLRPYFESHAIHVITNYPLKTIMRKPELSGRMTKWSVHLSGYDLQFEPRTAIKSQALADFVSDFCPATRGEAEEGMLAITGSQDGEIWTLYIDGASNARGAGVGLVLRSPKGDMIVQAIRCEFKATNNEAEYEALILGIQMASGLKVRNLRVYSDSLLVVNHVNNEYVARDSEMIAYLKIATEQKSKFRTFKITQVPRDQNVEANALATLGATFQPTELSNIPITHVLTPAIQKEPDQNQVKEDVNMQCTQEARTLVSTVGQQDADWRVPYLNWLRDGTLPEDRKETQSFRIKASKYIMIDNILFRKSLAGPYLRCLSKEEAETVLRDVHGGECGNHAGGRSLSNKILRQGYFWPTMRADAVNHAKRCESCQKAAPAIHQPAEPMHPIISPWPFMMWGMDIVGKLPRAPGNRVYMLVMTDYFSKWIEAEAMTEVK